In the genome of Malania oleifera isolate guangnan ecotype guangnan chromosome 5, ASM2987363v1, whole genome shotgun sequence, the window aaattttattataagtGAACTGGCTGGATTGTTTGGAAAAATTCTATTTTTCAcacttaaaataaaattctgGAAGCCCCATCATCAGGGAAAGTCAAGGTTGCAAGAGAGGTCAGCTTTTGTTGTTTTTGGTTCGAAGCCCTATTGGAGGCCCATTGGACCTGGGCTACACAGCAGGATATAGCCCATCTTTCATCCCATAGCCTTTTTCATTCCCTCCTAAGTTCAAAAATAAGACGTACAACATGAAAGTCTCTAGCCATTGACACGTTCCCTGGATGACAGAAGGGTCAGCCTTAATGGCAAAAAATTCACAAGACTTACCCTACATGAAGAACTTGGGAATATCAAGGACATGGTCACCCTAGTATTTTCATCTCATGCTAATGTCTGATAGTTCCCCCAATAACCTTCCTGGTTTTCAGATTTGTTGAGAAGCTTGCACTTCAACTGTTCAATGGGGATAAGCACCAAGCCGCATTTCGTGTCTTGACAGACTTCCGGAAAGGTAAGTTTGGTTGGGTTGCACTAGAGAGGCCTCCAAGGTGACTGATTTATGGAATGCTTGCTTTGAAGGACTGGGCTTGTTTAGCTCTGTTAAGCCCTTTAGATGCCTAAAAGATGGAGGTCTTCGGGCAGACTCACAAGTATGGATGGGGTGCACCATATAATTTGGATTGGTATGTGGCCTACGAGGACAAGGGTCTATATGGGGAAGAGCATTGGCCTGAGGACAATGGACGGCCTCTGCAAAAGGCTGCATAGGTTAGGAATCACATTTTACTtggtttgtatttattttattgatttcaAGTCATGACTTGTAGATTATGTACTTCCATGATTGAAACAGGTGTGTATTGAAAAATACATCTTTATTTGATGTATATAGATTCCAAATTGTAAGAACACTATCCAAACTTCCAGCTGTAAAAAATTTCAAATCTTTGTTGAGCACCAGGATTGTGCTTTGTGTGTCCAAGTTGAGCACCAGGGCTGTGCTTTGTGTGTCCAAGAGAGAAGATTTGACTTTCTATGCATCCTTTGCTTGGTGCTTTGACTTATAGTGCTTTCTTTTCCTTCTATTCGTCTTTCTTTTCTGCCTTGTTCTCCTAATAACTATGCTTATGATCTGTCTTCCTGCTTTTTATATGTGATGGCATGGCTCAAGAACTTTTGAAGAAGATATATTAATGGTATAAAAATGAGCtcgaaaagcttcaaaacatggGGTGTAAAGGAATCATAGCAGGCAATTATATCTCAAGCACAAATGGAATTTACAGTTACAATTAGGCAAATCTCAAGGGATTAACTCTCCTATCTAGCATAACTATTAACAGCTGGCAGCGCCTCCACCTTTTGCAGGCAACGTTTTCCAACAACAAATAATTAACTTTATTAATTAAAATCAGTACAGTGCTAACTAATGCGATTGCCACCACTTGAAACAGGAATCACATCATCACTTCATAACCATGAAGATATGCCCATACAGCATTTTTAACATACATTTCCACTAAACCCAAACCACAGAGGCCGAATCACTGCAACATTTGGGACTTCAACAGGGGAAAAAATGAAAGGAAAGCCGAAAGCCTGGAGCAACCCGTGACTTGTAAACATACCCATGCTCTTACTGTTCATCTAATCATCACTCATTTGACACGCTCATTCCATAACCAATCAATATCTAAATTTCCAACTTCACCGTATTTTTTATAAATTGTCAAGAGTGCATTGAGACTGCAGTCTGCCGATTCCATATTTTTATCTTGCAATTGTGGGAGCACAGGCAGAATCATCTTTGCTTGACCAGCTTTCTTTCCTTCTGCATGTTTGAATTGGCCATTCAATCTGCAGCCCGCTGGTGGCTTCCTTTTCTATCTGTGAGCAGTACTTCCCAAATGTCTCAACGCTTACTTGAAGTCTGAAATCCAGACTAAACAAGAATTTCATCTCCAACCTGTTCAACTCAACCGTGCTTAAGCCTCCAACTTTCGCATAGTATGCATTGTTGAAAAATCTGCAAAAATCATATAGATTTAATAAATACTGTCTACATAGAAGCAAGGATGGTAAAAAAGCCAACTAAGGATGTAGAAAAGCAGCCACAATATCACTGGATCGATTTtcatgagagggagagagaaataTTGTTAGCAGCCACAATATCACTGGATCGATTTTCAGGAGGGAGAGAGGGTAATATTGTTATAATAATTTGTGTAATATTAACAATATCGTGATTTGCTCATGCATCCAAGCCCCAGGTAGTATGCACAGTTAAAAAGTAAATTTTATTGATTTTATGGTATGAGCTTCAAGGTGCTTGCCCTCTAAAGGGCCACTGTGCTTCGAGATATTTTACTCTACACAATTAGATGGAATGCATCTGATTTTCTAGATTAGTACTTACGCATCATCAACAAATTTTGCTGCAATCATTACACTGGTGATTAGAAGACGATGAACATTGAGGGAAGTTAGATGAACATCTGTACGGTGGAGGTATCTATCCACATAAATGTGTGCAACAACAAAGCAGGATGGGCTGCAACCAGAATACTTGAAGATACGATCTATATAATGTCTAATGCTCAGTGTGGGTGCTCTTGAACCCTGAAATAATGTAACAACATCTTTGATTTGCTTCGTCTCCAACAACTTCTCATTTTTCTGAACAGATCTCTCAAGAATTGAAGAAAGAAGTGATAGAACCCGTGGTGCTCCTAGAACTCTTTTGCTTTCTTTCAGTCCCAAAGCATGATACACATCTGAGCCTAAAATCTTCATTTCAAGTGCCAATTTCTCCATATCTAAACTGGGCTACAacagaacaaaataaaaataagcttATATCAATAGAAACAAGAATTCAGTCAACATTGGATATAAAATGAAGTTAGTCAAATTCAAcactttgaatggaaaaaattagACATATGATAATTAATGGTAAGTAAAATTATTGGTTTCAATGGCTGTCACTTTAGCAGAAAATGAGCTACTCCACAATTGAAAAATTGCCCAGCCTGATCCATGCTTTAACTACAAGGTAAGAAATTTACAAGCTGGCTCTCAAGAGCAATTATATGAGCACATGGTCCTTTGTCCCAGTTGAATGTCAAAtttacaaaaaacaaaaatgaacaaAATTGGAACTCGTTCATTAATATTGTAACATTACAAGTGATTCCCAAATTATCCACAAATTTTTGGATCAATTCCTAAAGAATATTTATGCATCTGCCTGCTGTAACATGCATTGCATTTTCCACATTCATTCTGAATTTTTATTCCTATTGCTCCTCAAATCCTTCCGTGACGTAATTCAGACCACCAACTAGTTGTCATGCAAAAATCCAAGTAATACCCAAATTAATGCCCAAGATCCAAAATTTACCCCTGTGCTATGACCTCGTCATGCTATCAGATGATACATGTTTAAGTGCCATGTTGAATTCTCATCCTTATTACAAGCATGTCTTTTTGTTTTCATCCAGTTTTTCTCCAACTAACACTAGAAAAGAATGAGTGATACAAAGTTGTATATAATACAAAATACAGTACACTGGCAATGATTGCCGTGCATGTTTATACAATGTACGGGTTTATGGAAAAACAAGTCATATGAAGATATACCAATCAAGCATAAAATTTCTCATAGCTGAGCGCCTCTCTCTCTTTCAAGGCCTCATCAAACACTATGGAAGTGAAATCATAAATCATGGTGGACTTTACGGCAGCTACAAACCATATTGGGTCAAGGAAATTTCATCAGGATCTTCAGTTATGAATCTAAAATTCATCTCTGGCGTTTTCCAGCTCCAATCAAGATTGGATTCTGTCCTAGAGACTACAAATCAAGCCTCTGAGTTCAACCAATTGACAGTTATTTGAGAATGAACCCTTTGAATTTACAT includes:
- the LOC131154902 gene encoding cyclin-U3-1 isoform X1, which translates into the protein MGHDLFSASAGVICFGASADVGTSTDTAETDLSRTDMEKLALEMKILGSDVYHALGLKESKRVLGAPRVLSLLSSILERSVQKNEKLLETKQIKDVVTLFQGSRAPTLSIRHYIDRIFKYSGCSPSCFVVAHIYVDRYLHRTDVHLTSLNVHRLLITSVMIAAKFVDDAFFNNAYYAKVGGLSTVELNRLEMKFLFSLDFRLQVSVETFGKYCSQIEKEATSGLQIEWPIQTCRRKESWSSKDDSACAPTIAR
- the LOC131154902 gene encoding cyclin-U3-1 isoform X2 — protein: MPSLDMEKLALEMKILGSDVYHALGLKESKRVLGAPRVLSLLSSILERSVQKNEKLLETKQIKDVVTLFQGSRAPTLSIRHYIDRIFKYSGCSPSCFVVAHIYVDRYLHRTDVHLTSLNVHRLLITSVMIAAKFVDDAFFNNAYYAKVGGLSTVELNRLEMKFLFSLDFRLQVSVETFGKYCSQIEKEATSGLQIEWPIQTCRRKESWSSKDDSACAPTIAR
- the LOC131154902 gene encoding cyclin-U3-1 isoform X3; this translates as MEKLALEMKILGSDVYHALGLKESKRVLGAPRVLSLLSSILERSVQKNEKLLETKQIKDVVTLFQGSRAPTLSIRHYIDRIFKYSGCSPSCFVVAHIYVDRYLHRTDVHLTSLNVHRLLITSVMIAAKFVDDAFFNNAYYAKVGGLSTVELNRLEMKFLFSLDFRLQVSVETFGKYCSQIEKEATSGLQIEWPIQTCRRKESWSSKDDSACAPTIAR